A section of the Papio anubis isolate 15944 chromosome 2, Panubis1.0, whole genome shotgun sequence genome encodes:
- the IL17RD gene encoding interleukin-17 receptor D isoform X1, translating into MAPWLQLCSVFFTVNACLNGSQLAVAAGGSGRARGADTCGWRGVGPASRNSGLYNITFKYDNCTTYLNPVGKHVIADAQNITISQYACHDQVAVTILWSPGALGIEFLKGFRVILEELKSEGRQCQQLILKDPKQLNSSFKRTGMESQPFLNMKFETDYFVKVVPFPSIKNESNYHPFFFRTRACDLLLQPDNLACKPFWKPRNLNISQHGSDMQVSFDHAPHNFGFRFFYLHYKLKHEGPFKRKTCKQEQNTETTSCLLQNVSPGDYIIELMDDTNTTRKVMHYALKPVHSPWAGPIRAVAITVPLVVISAFATLFTVMCRKKQQENIYSHLDEESSESSTYTAALPRERLRPRPKVFLCYSSKDGQNHMNVVQCFAYFLQDFCGCEVALDLWEDFSLCREGQREWVIQKIHESQFIIVVCSKGMKYFVDKKNYKHKGGGRGSGKGELFLVAVSAIAEKLRQAKQSSSAALSKFIAVYFDYSCEGDVPGVLDLSTKYKLMDNLPQLCSHLHSRDHGLQEPGQHARQGSRRNYFRSKSGRSLYVAICNMHQFIDEEPDWFEKQFVPFHAPPLRYREPVLEKFDSGLVLNDVMCKPGPESDFCLKVEAAVLGATGPADSQHESQHGGLDQDAEARPALDGSAALQPLLHTVKTGSPSDMPRDSGIYDSSVPSSELSLPLMEGLSTDQTETSSLTESVSSSSGLGEEEPPALPSKLLSSGACKADLGCRSYTDELHAVAPL; encoded by the exons GGAGTGGGGCCGGCCAGCAGAAACAGTGGGCTGTACAACATCACCTTCAAATATGACA ATTGTACCACCTACTTGAATCCAGTGGGGAAGCATGTGATTGCTGACGCCCAGAATATCACCATCAGCCAGTATGCTTGCCATGACCAAGTGGCAGTCACCATTCTTTGGTCCCCAGGGGCCCTTG GCATCGAATTCCTGAAAGGATTTCGGGTAATACTGGAGGAGCTGAAGTCAGAGGGAAGACAGTGCCAACAACTGATTCTAAAGGATCCGAAGCAGCTCAACAGTAGCTTCAAAAGAACT GGAATGGAATCTCAACCTTTCCTGAATATGAAATTTGAAACAGATTATTTCGTAAAGGTTGTCCCTTTTCCTTCCATTAAAAACGAAAGCAATTACCACCCTTTCTTCTTCAGAACCCGAG CCTGTGACCTGTTGTTACAGCCGGACAACTTGGCTTGTAAACCCT TCTGGAAGCCTCGGAACCTGAACATCAGCCAGCATGGCTCGGACATGCAGGTGTCCTTCGACCACGCACCGCACAACTTCGGCTTCCGTTTCTTCTATCTTCACTACAAGCTCAAGCATGAAGGACCTTTCAAGCGAAAGACCTGTAAGCAG GAGCAAAATACAGAGACGACCAGCTGCCTCCTTCAAAATGTTTCTCCAGGGGATTATATAATTGAG CTGATGGATGACACTAACACAACAAGAAAAGTGATGCATTATGCCTTAAAGCCAG TGCACTCCCCGTGGGCTGGGCCCATCAGAGCTGTGGCTATCACAGTGCCACTGGTGGTCATATCAGCATTCGCGACGCTCTTCACTGTGATGTGCCGCAAGAAGCAACAAG aaaacatatattcacatTTAGATGAAGAGAGCTCTGAGTCTTCCACATACACTGCAGCACTCCCGAGAGAGAGGCTCCGGCCGCGGCCAAAGGTCTTTCTCTGCTATTCCAGTAAAGATGGCCAGAATCACATGAATGTCGTCCAGTGTTTCGCCTACTTCCTCCAGGACTTCTGTGGCTGTGAG GTGGCTCTGGACCTGTGGGAAGACTTCAGCCTCTGTAGAGAAGGGCAGAGAGAATGGGTCATCCAGAAGATCCACGAGTCCCAGTTCATCATTGTGGTTTGTTCCAAAGGTATGAAGTACTTTGTggacaagaagaactacaaacacAAAGGAGGTGGCCGAGGCTCGGGGAAAGGAGAACTCTTCCTGGTGGCGGTGTCAGCCATTGCCGAAAAGCTCCGCCAGGCCAAGCAGAGTTCGTCCGCGGCGCTCAGCAAGTTCATCGCCGTCTACTTTGATTATTCCTGCGAGGGAGACGTTCCCGGTGTCCTAGACCTGAGTACCAAGTATAAACTCATGGACAATCTTCCCCAGCTCTGTTCCCACCTGCACTCCCGAGACCACGGCCTCCAGGAGCCGGGGCAGCACGCGCGACAGGGCAGCAGAAGGAACTACTTCCGGAGCAAGTCAGGCAGGTCCCTGTACGTCGCCATTTGCAACATGCACCAGTTTATCGACGAGGAGCCCGACTGGTTCGAAAAGCAGTTCGTTCCCTTCCATGCTCCTCCACTGCGCTACCGGGAGCCAGTCTTGGAGAAATTTGATTCGGGCTTGGTTTTAAATGATGTCATGTGCAAACCAGGGCCCGAGAGCGATTTCTGCCTAAAGGTAGAGGCGGCCGTTCTTGGGGCAACTGGACCAGCCGACTCCCAGCACGAGAGTCAGCACGGGGGCCTGGACCAAGACGCGGAGGCCCGGCCTGCCCTTGATGGTAGCGCCGCTCTGCAGCCCCTGCTGCACACGGTGAAAACCGGCAGCCCCTCGGACATGCCGCGGGACTCAGGCATCTATGACTCGTCTGTGCCCTCATCTGAGCTGTCTCTGCCACTGATGGAAGGACTCTCGACAGACCAGACAGAAACATCTTCCCTGACGGAGAGCGTGTCCTCCTCTTCAGGCCTGG GTGAAGAGGAacctcctgcccttccttccaAGCTCCTCTCTTCTGGAGCGTGCAAAGCAGATCTTGGTTGCCGCAGCTACACTGATGAACTCCACGCGGTCGCCCCTTTGTAA
- the IL17RD gene encoding interleukin-17 receptor D isoform X2, whose amino-acid sequence MESQPFLNMKFETDYFVKVVPFPSIKNESNYHPFFFRTRACDLLLQPDNLACKPFWKPRNLNISQHGSDMQVSFDHAPHNFGFRFFYLHYKLKHEGPFKRKTCKQEQNTETTSCLLQNVSPGDYIIELMDDTNTTRKVMHYALKPVHSPWAGPIRAVAITVPLVVISAFATLFTVMCRKKQQENIYSHLDEESSESSTYTAALPRERLRPRPKVFLCYSSKDGQNHMNVVQCFAYFLQDFCGCEVALDLWEDFSLCREGQREWVIQKIHESQFIIVVCSKGMKYFVDKKNYKHKGGGRGSGKGELFLVAVSAIAEKLRQAKQSSSAALSKFIAVYFDYSCEGDVPGVLDLSTKYKLMDNLPQLCSHLHSRDHGLQEPGQHARQGSRRNYFRSKSGRSLYVAICNMHQFIDEEPDWFEKQFVPFHAPPLRYREPVLEKFDSGLVLNDVMCKPGPESDFCLKVEAAVLGATGPADSQHESQHGGLDQDAEARPALDGSAALQPLLHTVKTGSPSDMPRDSGIYDSSVPSSELSLPLMEGLSTDQTETSSLTESVSSSSGLGEEEPPALPSKLLSSGACKADLGCRSYTDELHAVAPL is encoded by the exons ATGGAATCTCAACCTTTCCTGAATATGAAATTTGAAACAGATTATTTCGTAAAGGTTGTCCCTTTTCCTTCCATTAAAAACGAAAGCAATTACCACCCTTTCTTCTTCAGAACCCGAG CCTGTGACCTGTTGTTACAGCCGGACAACTTGGCTTGTAAACCCT TCTGGAAGCCTCGGAACCTGAACATCAGCCAGCATGGCTCGGACATGCAGGTGTCCTTCGACCACGCACCGCACAACTTCGGCTTCCGTTTCTTCTATCTTCACTACAAGCTCAAGCATGAAGGACCTTTCAAGCGAAAGACCTGTAAGCAG GAGCAAAATACAGAGACGACCAGCTGCCTCCTTCAAAATGTTTCTCCAGGGGATTATATAATTGAG CTGATGGATGACACTAACACAACAAGAAAAGTGATGCATTATGCCTTAAAGCCAG TGCACTCCCCGTGGGCTGGGCCCATCAGAGCTGTGGCTATCACAGTGCCACTGGTGGTCATATCAGCATTCGCGACGCTCTTCACTGTGATGTGCCGCAAGAAGCAACAAG aaaacatatattcacatTTAGATGAAGAGAGCTCTGAGTCTTCCACATACACTGCAGCACTCCCGAGAGAGAGGCTCCGGCCGCGGCCAAAGGTCTTTCTCTGCTATTCCAGTAAAGATGGCCAGAATCACATGAATGTCGTCCAGTGTTTCGCCTACTTCCTCCAGGACTTCTGTGGCTGTGAG GTGGCTCTGGACCTGTGGGAAGACTTCAGCCTCTGTAGAGAAGGGCAGAGAGAATGGGTCATCCAGAAGATCCACGAGTCCCAGTTCATCATTGTGGTTTGTTCCAAAGGTATGAAGTACTTTGTggacaagaagaactacaaacacAAAGGAGGTGGCCGAGGCTCGGGGAAAGGAGAACTCTTCCTGGTGGCGGTGTCAGCCATTGCCGAAAAGCTCCGCCAGGCCAAGCAGAGTTCGTCCGCGGCGCTCAGCAAGTTCATCGCCGTCTACTTTGATTATTCCTGCGAGGGAGACGTTCCCGGTGTCCTAGACCTGAGTACCAAGTATAAACTCATGGACAATCTTCCCCAGCTCTGTTCCCACCTGCACTCCCGAGACCACGGCCTCCAGGAGCCGGGGCAGCACGCGCGACAGGGCAGCAGAAGGAACTACTTCCGGAGCAAGTCAGGCAGGTCCCTGTACGTCGCCATTTGCAACATGCACCAGTTTATCGACGAGGAGCCCGACTGGTTCGAAAAGCAGTTCGTTCCCTTCCATGCTCCTCCACTGCGCTACCGGGAGCCAGTCTTGGAGAAATTTGATTCGGGCTTGGTTTTAAATGATGTCATGTGCAAACCAGGGCCCGAGAGCGATTTCTGCCTAAAGGTAGAGGCGGCCGTTCTTGGGGCAACTGGACCAGCCGACTCCCAGCACGAGAGTCAGCACGGGGGCCTGGACCAAGACGCGGAGGCCCGGCCTGCCCTTGATGGTAGCGCCGCTCTGCAGCCCCTGCTGCACACGGTGAAAACCGGCAGCCCCTCGGACATGCCGCGGGACTCAGGCATCTATGACTCGTCTGTGCCCTCATCTGAGCTGTCTCTGCCACTGATGGAAGGACTCTCGACAGACCAGACAGAAACATCTTCCCTGACGGAGAGCGTGTCCTCCTCTTCAGGCCTGG GTGAAGAGGAacctcctgcccttccttccaAGCTCCTCTCTTCTGGAGCGTGCAAAGCAGATCTTGGTTGCCGCAGCTACACTGATGAACTCCACGCGGTCGCCCCTTTGTAA